The Ptychodera flava strain L36383 chromosome 16, AS_Pfla_20210202, whole genome shotgun sequence region AATATCCCTATTCTGGGGAGTCATGCACTCTATAACTGTAGAAGATAGGCAAGATGGCTGCCTTTAGAAAAGAATCTCTGAATATTATTGTATTTGACAATAATCAAATTCTGCATCATCTTACCAGTGCTCCAGTCAGACCAGTAGAGTTTGTTTCTGACAACGACAAGTGAAAAAGGGTGTTGGAGACCAGACACAATCAGTTGACGGTCTTCACCATCCAGGTTAACAGTTTCTAGAACATGACAGAAAAACTCCCTCATTGCAAACCATATTAAAGGCCCTGTAGCTGTGACGCGTTCTATTTTCCCTGgttttaaattctacaaatttaaaggatatattcttttactactgaaaaattagacaattaaatttaaatttttttgatattttgttattttgatttcccgtcatttttaaaaactggtagaaaacaaagcataggatgtcccagtggaaaacattcagcactatacATTATATTTGACTACTTGATGTtactgtgaagattccaatgcatttATGCACaacgtacagtgtttttgctttatttccatGAGGGCCCAATTTTACGTtttggcaaacatttattattcatcttgctcaaaattgcatatgcagccccagtggacagtttattatacttgtataaacacccctcaatgagtaaattcccacgaacttgttttagtttggaagtaaaatcacaaaaataatgctaaaagatacagctattgggcctttaacGTAAGTGACAATTAAAGAGCCCATTGCTGTAGTATCCAATTcaaatttgtattatttttgttctctaAAACTACTTTTTAAATTCTTTGCCCTTAAGTATACATATCTTGACATACCAAGTACAACCTTACTAATACAGTAAATTGTGCCACGTCattgttgataaataaattgACGTTCAGACTAAAATTAAGTTGCCAACAATCATATTGGAACACATACAGGCTTTGCTGACCAGTTAAACAGTAGGgattttgatgtgatttttaGAGCAGACCAATTGTATTACACTAAAAGAACAAAAGACTGAAAATATACATCAGAAGTTACAGTTCAAAAACTTTTTACAACATCGTAGCTGATCAATCAAGATTTCCTTCTACTCCTTTGTAGTGCAATGCATGAATCAATGTTgcctatttttcatgaaagcaCTGTGAATATTAATGACCTAAATACATAAATTGCATACATATTCACGTTTGCTAATGAATATTCATGCCTCACCAATAGAATCTGTGAAAGCATCAGCCCAGTACAGCCTGTTTTCTGTATAATCCACACAAAGACATTAGGTGAACCAATATCCGAGTCAACCAATATGTGTCTGTGACTTCCATCCATCCAAACCTTCTCAATTTTTGGTTTGCTTCCCAGTCAGTGAAAATAGAAGCCTGTGGCAGAAGACAATGGACAACAATTTTAAGAAATATTCGTAGATcaacatttttctttgaatgacTGTAATGAAATAATGCGTTTAAATGAAGTCAGTgagattattcaaattttaaaaataatttcatcTCATCTTTTCCAGTTTTATGCGACATGCTAATGATTTTGTTCAGGCTACGAAGCTCAGCAAAGAGTTTCTGATTTAGCACTCACTTTTCCTGTATTCCCTCTGACACATCAACCCAGGAAAACATCACAATTTATACTAACATATATACTCTAGCTTTGATATACCAGTATAATCTAGTTGTAcctcaaaatgaaagacttaacttcaaatttgctaaaacttttctcaagaaaagttttcaaccattctctttcacaatCATGAATAAAGATCAGGTGTCACCGTgccaattttggtactagagaaacaaataacctaatatctacaattatttgacattcaaaatggctctCATCCCTGTTTATCTCTAAACAGGAAAATAAAGTTCCtgatttttgcaaaactaagctactataaactttatttactccataagcatCAAAATAAGCCTTCACAAGTCGAACTTCAAAAGAATATtccaaaagtttgagagtctgaatttctgtcctcgaggtgcattctaccttaacaacagAAATCTTGAGCACACTTTCATTTGCTCACAACTAAACCAACTGCTGGTAATAACAGCTGAGGAATCACTGATTGAGGAAGGAAAACCCTCCGTACCCCTTGGAGGGATAGAGAGCAATGGCTCTTGGCTTTTCAAGCTCATCTTCAATCAGTGTCATCCTGGAAAATCCATCAAGTGTGGCCACTTCTATCTTGACAGTGCCGGAGTCAGTCCAGTAGAGGTTTCCAGCAATCGGATCTATGGCAATGTCATCAACAGTGTCCAGTCCGTCCTGAATCacaatttcactgaaaaaaattttgaggatattaaaatttatgaaaaagatACCTGCTTTACTTTAAGAGTTTTTAATTCTTTAATATAAGGTGCTCACTACACTCTCAAGACAAACTTTAACCTTCTCAGTCTCATGCATTTTTCTCTCAGGCAAATAGAGTTCTAGTGAGAtggattcaaattatgatgttgTTACGTTGACAAGAGCTGGCAGCTACCATAGGTAATACTCACAATACATACACGACTTTCATAGACTGAATAAAGATCTCCAATGAGGAAGAGAACAGTGTTAAGACTGAATGATTAGGacaattaatcaattaattaaaTCATGTACGATTAAGCACCAAAGAAATTCAAGGTTCACTCTAACTGTGTTAAGCCTATGGACAGTACTAGATTTATTATGACATGAACATGGCCCCCCAAGACAGTCTATATGATACACGTAGAATTGGCAGCCTAAAATGGTCAATATGCAAACATAGGAAGGATTTGAAACACCTGTCTTCAGGTAAACCACAAGTGCACAAGCCGATCGAGTCACATAATTGACTAATTGGAGTTGTTTCAGTTCATTTTAGACCCtttccccaaaaataaaaaacaggCTAAACTTAATATTACCTTTGATTCTTGTGGATGTTGGCTTTGCTGATTGTGTCCCTGGACACATCACTGTAGTATACCGTTTCTGTCGATGGGTGATAATCAATGGCGATCACATTGTACAGGTTACCAAGGACGGTGTGAGGCACAGTGTCATGGCTGCTACTGCCATCAACGTACAGTCTCTTGATTTCTTTCCTGGTTGTGAACAGCAACGCCAATGAATCTGTAAGACTTCCTGAGAGAGGAAAAGAAATTTATTTGAGTGATTGATAAAGCTTTATATATGGTCGATGTTTGTGGGGATTAACAGTTCAGTTGAGCAGAATAATTCACAAGGCAGTTGTTTTGAAAGCTGGTCATGTCTATCATCTGGAATCCTGGAATCCATTATGCAATATTACAATCAAGAAGACCACACAGGatttgttttaattatttacTGATTTATCTATttaaaagtttgtttgtttattttgtttgttttgtattcaatttagaaattattatttattaaatttatctaaatatgtatatatatatattttttttttatttgtttatttacttatttatttgaaAGGCACCTAAACACTTATTATAATTGTACAAGGTGGATGTGCCGATATTCTACATGTATGCTGcaagaaagtaaacaaaaaaaacgGAAATGAGAGATTAACACCTACTTTCACAGGATACGCCATCTGACAATAGTTCATCATAGCCTTCAGCACAGACACACGTGTGGCCATCATTGGGAGCAAGCAGGCAAAGATGACTGCACCGACTTCCATGGCAGGGATTCACACCTGGAAGAGATAGCAGACAGGAAAAAGTCATACCCACGCTGGTAGTAGTCAATAATCCATTCAGTGCTTGGTTGTCCAAGGACAAGTGTCTATGCAAGTCGGGTAACCCTGTTAACTATTTTGCCAGACCTACATGCCTTTCATATCACATTAACTATTTTGCCAACCTACATGACTTTTTATATCACATAAAGCAATCTGTATAGACAGATCTACTTGATAAGTGGAATTGCAAAATTGTTAAGGCCTGGACTTAATAAATTAGATTTGCTCACATTCTATGTACCTAtgacttaaccctttgaccaAAGAACCCCTTGTAACCTTTGATATatatcatgctgaaatttcattaTAACAAAGTGCTACAGGTCAAGAAAGAATTCACTTCAGGGACAGAAACTCAGACTAACAAACTTTTACATACTTCTTTGATCTATCACTGGaggaggctcattttgaatctcaTGAAGTGAATAAAAAATTTGTATCTTCATGGTCAATTGCGGTAAATCCTGTGGTACCAAGTTTATTTCTTTCCGGGATAACTGCTCTCATGGAAGTGATACGTGACTCAGCAAGGTATAGGATTCAGCTGACCTTACACCGAGGTacctgaacatttttttttctaactttGCTGTAATTTGCTTCCTCACACACCACAAACCAGACTTGGTTGAAGGGGCAGGGAAATGGGAATACCACTGCCTATGTTTGTAACAGACTGTGCCCACCTGGCGGTTGGAGTGCAGGGTGGTACACTATGACACCCATAGGTGCCTCCATCTCAGTGAACAATGAGCTGTGGTTCTTGCCAGTGAATTTCTCCGCCTTTTCCACTGACTGCAGATCCCAGTCTGTCCAGTACAAAGTATCCTCAAATACGGCGAGACCAAATGGGTGGAAGATCCTGTCCGTGACTATTTCCTGGAAAAAATTAAGACAACACAAGTAAATTCAAAGGCTTCCAAAGGAGCTGATTCATATCATGGaaagaaaacattattttttttataaataagaGTTCAGGAAAGGGATTTCGTCCCAAATGCTAATTTTTACAATGTATGATTTCTATTTCTAAGATTCCAGTCATGAAAACCAGTGTGGACATTGGGTTAACAGAATAATCCGGACGTGAAAGTCtgttaaacaaaagaaacaatgaAACCGACAATatctaaggtagaatgcgcttcaaagtgaaagacttacacttttgctacAACTTTCTGTACGGAAACTTTACATCATtcctttttgaaatcaagaataaaaatctgggtcCCCCtggcaaaatttggtacaagagaaacaaatcatcatATATTTACaggacacttgaaattcaaaatggctgccatcactgtattaactctatgaggaaaaataaaaaattttgctcTTCAAAAAAATAAGCTGGcagaaactttatttacttcatgAGTTTCAGAATGAGCCCTCATGAGAGGTGGACCAAAAaggtgtaaaagtttgagagtctgaagaTCTGTCTcaaaggcacattctaccttaaagtgtgTATATATTATCTGGAATGGGGCTAGTGGTCACTTTTTGGTATGAAGGGGTGAATTTTGACAACCAGAACATGTTTGCAATATGGGGCTAGTGGTCACTTTTTGGTATGAAGGGGTGAATTTTGACAACCAGAACATGTTTGCAATatccatatacttaaaatgagacaaaatttgtatttttcacaaCATCTGAATTACTGATCCCATCATTCCTGGCCGTTCAACCTTtctgttacaaatcaaagttgaaaatagttccttGCCTGGATGTTTTCTCCATCCGCATCCATCATAAAAATTTTATCCAACTTGGCGTCAGCCCAATACAGCATGTTTGTAGTGCTGTCCAGGGTGAGACCATTGGGCCAACCGATGTTATCCTCAACGAGCACATGGCGGCTGGTTCCATCCATACCAGCCTTCTCTATCCTTGGTCTCTGGCCCCAGTCActccaatacatgtagctaCATAGTGAAAAACAGTCCATGAATTAAATTGTGATAAAACACTCGTCACAAGTTTATGTGATTGCAAGCTACAATTGTCTGCTTTCTTGAGGGGGGGTCAATGAATCTTCTTTCCTGTTCGTTTGGTTTTATTGTTATGTTTTGTTTCTGGTGAAATGTgactcagggacagatattcagactctcaattttttacaattcttttctgatctaccactctaaaaatcaaaaattttacttttccccgTAAGAATTAACACCAcgattgcagccattttgaatttcaaatattgatgaatataaggaaatttgtttctccagtaccaaaatttgcacggtgacccacgatttttatttttgatttggtaagagaatggttgaaagtttcatttaggaaagtttgagcaaaagttcaagacTTGTTTGGAGGTGCATAGTACCTTAAGTATTTCAAGAGAGCAAACAATGTCACATACAACCGTCTGCTCtcaaaaaatgactttttttCCAAACTTTGGTATTGTTGCTTTGGGAATACTGGTACATGGCGGAGAAACCTGTACATTTTTTGTTGTCTAAAAGGATTTCATCGATGTACTACAGGGAAGCCTAGTATCAAGACTGGggaacaaaagtaaaaaatttCTGAGGTCCATGCGCTTCTGTAGTAACAGATGAAAATCATTTTGAGTAGAGAACATATACAAAACAGCAATAATTGCAAACTGAGAGCATAATATAAGAATGGCATATATTAGGCCTTTACTATTTGTGACCAAGGGACATACATCATATGTTGTCTCTGAAATGATTTGGAGAATATATAATAGATCTCATTACAGTCAAGAGTACAGTTGAGTTTTAACAACAAGGAGTTTTTATTGGCTTTGAAAAATGACGTCAGTAGGTGTTTTGTACGTGAAAGTGTCTGATGTATAGAAAAAGCTTATTTTGAGAAAGGGGTTTGAGAAAGGAATGAGTTGATGGACATCGAATGCAAATACATATCTAGTTTCTATCAAAGATTTTGAATACCATAACAGAAGATTCTCTAAACTTTCATTAGCAGTAAAAGGTCACTGGGTTTCCGAACACAACcagagaaaattttgaaatcttaaGACTGCTGTCCACTGGCAAAAGCCACAGTTAAGGCAGTACTAGctaaagtttgaaaaggaatacTATGAAATGTAGACTTGCCCTTTATGAGGATCAAGGACAATCGATCTCAGTTCATCGGTGTCTGTATCTATGATTACAGCCATCATGTTGCCGTCCATTGTGCCGACAGCAATGTGCTTGAAAACAGCATCTGTCCAGTATAGCTTCTCATTGATCCAGTCCACTGCCAAGCCATCAGGTGTGTCAAGTCCTTtcataaaaacagaaaatatttgctTTACGGAGACTAATTTTACCCATAGTCCAGTGTGCCTGCATTGAGCGTTCCACTTGAACCTAATAAGCTTCAAACTCCCAACTGTTGAAATTCAACAACTTGCTGCCTGACAATGGCAAAGTTTATTGTCATTTTAGTTCCATCTGAACATCACAGACGTATTCGATTGCACTGTCTGTGAGCTATAGGTACAATCACAAATTTTGGAATTCCAGCAGTTGAAAGAGTCACACAGGTTCAAGTTGAATGCTGAGAAGCAAATACTGCCATCTGAGTAAAACCTGTGTATCAAATGTAATTGATGTACGTATACATGAAAGCCATCCTTAACAAGGTCGAGGAATTTTTGCCCAGATATGGTATAAATCCTGATTAGGAGGTATCAAAGTTGTAAATAATTATCCTCTCTCTCAGGCAAGAATAATCTTCCAAGTCATTTAAAATTGGAATCGAGAAGAATGGTGCACTGAaaagcatgttgacagaaattttacaactgGTTGAtcaatttgtctacacatgggacaCATGGTAGATTTCCCCAAGGAATCTCCGACtgtacaaatcataatgaatcataGGATATTCCCAGTACTTTGGAGTGGATACAAAATTGTGAAATGTCCATAGTTGACCATGTAAAACATGCAGTTTTTCtcatgtttttaaaaactttgcaaaaatattatccaatgggCTGTAACCATTTTGAGGATTAAAGTGCATGCATTCCTTTCATAGAACAGAAGTTCACTCTCTCTTGTACATGTATGGATGTGATGACCTTGAACCCTAGGCTTCTGACTGCAATTTATCTGTTTGAAAGTCCAGTGAACTTTTTAAAGatccataagctgtaactttggtcattttttaaattttgtttgtttctgtttatcatctgcagtttctggtttgaatccctgaactatggagaaattcctaatatttggCTCATagatataccctatatgagtataatctggattgttattgtttaaattttgtattcaggtccggactagaatacatttatcagcaataaaaatggtcatttcacatgtacaggctgtgttggcaagcagaaCACcaggcattggtcatgatgatcggattattgtaaaattctgtggttgatacattgaaacagagtagtgaaaaattagtcaacagttacagctaatcTCCCTTTAAATGAATGACTCTTCATGTAGGTATAGTCCTGCTCACATCAAAATGTCTTTAATAATTTAGAAACAATTTATATGATAGTTCAATATTTTACAGTTGTGACACTGAAATGTACCATTTGTTTCATCCTAATCCTTTTTATTATCAAGTTGAGCATGGCCCTTCTCATTTCCTAATGCAAAGTAGGGCCTGTACAAAGGTACATGGGGATGACAGACCTACTTACCGACTGAAATGACAGTTTCCACATTGCTACCATCCACCTGACATGACCTGATGACTTCCTCGTTCACATCAGTCCAGAATATTTGTTCAGAGTTTGCGTAAAAACTCAGAGCAACAACATTTTCCAGGTGACTTTGTATTGGGTAGTACTCATTGTGGTGAAAATTTGCCGCACGGATGTCACTGCGTGTTGCAACTATTAATAGTGGTTCTCCATCTGGAAAAAATAGGATGGGTTTCTTGTAAGCTATATTATTGTAAACAAATAATATGACAAAAGATTCTCATATGCTAAGGTGAAAcataaacatcaaaatttgttatgaatacatgtacactgtagctGTATTTTGTTATGATGACAGGGCTTCCCTGACTGCGCTTCATTCATAGAACTACGGGTATTTGCAATTCTCAATAGCGCCCTCAAAGTCAAGAATGATATTCTCTTTCTCCAAAGTTGCTGTGCAGTTTTAGTTACTTCACGATATataaatgtgaatttttttgaaaaatgtgtacCTTTTCCGGTCAGAAATGggaaatagcgccctcaaagtcaagaataaaaatgtctTTCTTCAGGTTGTCATATTGTCATGGAAATCCAGACACTAAGTAAAAGGTAATATTTGTGGTAAATTTGTCTTCACATGGCTATTTCATGACATTAAATTCTGATTTCTCTCCAATGAAAACCATTTTCACAAGGTAGACAGATCAACCAACCTTCAGCTTTGCACCTGCGACCATCAGGTTCTAGTGAGTAGCCATCCACACAGGAACACTTGTAGGATTCCTTTGTGTTATCACAGCGCTGACTGCACAAACCGACAACCTCTAAGCATTCGTTGATATCTGAAATCAAACAACAAAAGAAACTTGCAACTGATATCTGTTCACCCCTATTCCCTGTGAACTTGACCAAATCACCAGGTAGAACAATAAGTTTGAGCCAAACCATGGGCGTGAATGGGTATAAACTACTCAGTAAATAAGAATCAGATCTAGAAGtatataaacaacaacaaatgtatGTATTACCCTATGTATGTGTATCCAGTATACAGGCAATGCATAGATAGGCTTATACATAACATacaattacacacacacacacgacaCAGACAACTTGCTAAACATGGAATGTTTGTTAgaacttttgacaaaaatttatgaaaagtgtTAGCACactcaattttttcacattccCTCAATCACCCCGGGGTGCATTCTTCCAAAAGGACACTTGAACACTTTGTAAACGGATGTCGTCATCAAATTAC contains the following coding sequences:
- the LOC139113962 gene encoding low-density lipoprotein receptor-related protein 4-like, with the protein product MPDNRTCEDINECLEVVGLCSQRCDNTKESYKCSCVDGYSLEPDGRRCKAEDGEPLLIVATRSDIRAANFHHNEYYPIQSHLENVVALSFYANSEQIFWTDVNEEVIRSCQVDGSNVETVISVGLDTPDGLAVDWINEKLYWTDAVFKHIAVGTMDGNMMAVIIDTDTDELRSIVLDPHKGYMYWSDWGQRPRIEKAGMDGTSRHVLVEDNIGWPNGLTLDSTTNMLYWADAKLDKIFMMDADGENIQEIVTDRIFHPFGLAVFEDTLYWTDWDLQSVEKAEKFTGKNHSSLFTEMEAPMGVIVYHPALQPPGVNPCHGSRCSHLCLLAPNDGHTCVCAEGYDELLSDGVSCERSLTDSLALLFTTRKEIKRLYVDGSSSHDTVPHTVLGNLYNVIAIDYHPSTETVYYSDVSRDTISKANIHKNQSEIVIQDGLDTVDDIAIDPIAGNLYWTDSGTVKIEVATLDGFSRMTLIEDELEKPRAIALYPSKGYGGFSFLNQ